From Sphingomonas hengshuiensis, one genomic window encodes:
- a CDS encoding sigma-70 family RNA polymerase sigma factor codes for MQLEIRYAPARLVERQGQEASRIVSQEGAALKLFQSHRASLVDYARTITGNESAAEDVVQDAWLRFRNACNAVTLREPLHYLYRIVRNLAVDENRRTALEVSRCPVDVEAITHSIASDAPSPEDIAIARNELRLVRAALGELPERTRIAVEMHRFGGHTLAQIAGSLGISVGLAHTLVADGIKHCHYRRKRSK; via the coding sequence ATGCAACTGGAGATCCGGTATGCGCCTGCCCGATTGGTGGAGAGGCAGGGACAGGAGGCCTCAAGAATCGTGTCGCAGGAAGGCGCCGCATTGAAGCTATTCCAGTCGCATCGTGCGTCGCTGGTTGACTATGCGCGCACAATTACGGGCAACGAGAGCGCAGCGGAAGATGTGGTGCAGGACGCATGGCTGCGCTTCCGGAACGCCTGCAATGCGGTGACGCTGCGCGAGCCGCTGCATTACCTATATCGTATCGTCCGGAATCTCGCGGTGGATGAAAATCGTCGTACTGCCCTCGAAGTGTCGCGTTGTCCGGTGGATGTGGAGGCAATCACCCATTCGATCGCCAGCGACGCGCCTTCGCCTGAAGACATCGCGATTGCGCGCAATGAACTGAGGCTTGTCCGCGCCGCGCTCGGCGAATTGCCGGAACGCACGCGGATCGCTGTGGAAATGCACAGGTTCGGCGGGCACACGCTCGCGCAAATAGCCGGCTCCCTGGGGATTTCGGTCGGGCTCGCCCACACGCTCGTTGCCGATGGCATCAAGCATTGCCATTATCGCCGCAAGCGCAGCAAATAA
- a CDS encoding serine hydrolase domain-containing protein, giving the protein MHAAGCGQGGQTRRLRGIVAVSALIATTAVPAAAQTPPAAYTDDGQVPSAVQQLRRHRVDATLNALTFRNMDEIFDTRVVPRSGPVWALPRRDAAALPGYSFGGERRAGEAFIDRTFTNALLIMKDGRIVFERHYNNGGDGDHYIAYSMSKTITAMLVGIALDKRLIRSIDDLASAYVPELKNTAYDGVTIRQLLQMRSGADVRESRGTVDGRKTEGQRVFDDVVVAGRMRFAEVALGAPRAAPPGSRFNYSTFDTAMLGWVLERATRQPVATFMTTWLWEPAGMESYGYFLADGPPGVGREMNGMGFNATLRDYARLGQLMLSKGIGPGGRRILPAGWVEQMTTIIPFAPDASRTFGTGYGLQLWRLDDSTAYAAVGQQGQYIYVDPETRTVVVKLSYYPPDAGPEVAAEAVAFFRAAAQWTPAP; this is encoded by the coding sequence ATGCATGCGGCAGGGTGCGGGCAGGGGGGGCAGACGCGCCGGCTGCGCGGGATCGTGGCGGTGTCCGCGCTGATCGCGACCACCGCCGTCCCCGCAGCGGCGCAGACGCCGCCTGCGGCGTACACCGACGACGGACAGGTGCCGTCGGCGGTGCAACAGCTACGGCGGCACCGGGTCGATGCGACGCTCAACGCGCTGACCTTCCGCAACATGGACGAAATCTTCGACACCCGCGTCGTCCCGCGCAGCGGCCCGGTATGGGCGTTGCCACGCCGCGACGCGGCGGCGCTTCCCGGCTACAGCTTTGGGGGCGAGCGCCGTGCGGGCGAGGCGTTCATCGACCGCACCTTCACCAACGCACTGCTGATCATGAAGGACGGCAGGATCGTTTTCGAACGCCATTATAACAATGGCGGCGATGGCGATCACTACATCGCCTATTCGATGTCCAAGACGATCACTGCGATGCTGGTCGGCATCGCACTCGACAAGCGCCTGATCCGGTCGATCGACGACCTCGCGTCCGCCTATGTCCCCGAGCTCAAGAACACCGCCTATGACGGCGTGACCATCCGCCAGCTTCTCCAGATGCGGTCGGGCGCCGACGTGCGCGAGAGCCGCGGTACCGTGGACGGGCGCAAGACCGAGGGACAGCGCGTGTTCGACGACGTCGTAGTCGCCGGCCGGATGCGCTTCGCCGAGGTCGCGCTGGGCGCCCCGCGCGCGGCCCCGCCGGGATCGCGCTTCAACTATTCGACCTTCGACACCGCGATGCTAGGCTGGGTCCTGGAACGCGCGACGCGCCAGCCGGTCGCGACATTCATGACGACATGGCTGTGGGAGCCCGCCGGCATGGAATCCTATGGCTATTTCCTCGCCGACGGCCCGCCGGGCGTCGGTCGCGAGATGAACGGCATGGGGTTCAACGCAACGCTTCGCGACTATGCGCGGCTTGGCCAATTGATGCTGAGCAAGGGCATCGGGCCGGGCGGGCGGCGCATCCTGCCGGCAGGATGGGTGGAGCAGATGACCACCATCATCCCCTTCGCGCCCGACGCCAGCCGCACGTTCGGTACCGGCTATGGCCTGCAGCTTTGGCGGCTGGACGACAGCACCGCCTATGCCGCGGTCGGCCAGCAGGGACAGTATATCTATGTCGATCCGGAGACCCGCACGGTGGTCGTCAAGCTGAGCTATTATCCCCCCGATGCCGGGCCGGAGGTTGCCGCCGAAGCGGTCGCCTTTTTCCGCGCCGCCGCGCAGTGGACGCCGGCGCCATGA
- a CDS encoding MFS transporter: MSAAVRPAADLDALVDGQRFGAFNLGLLFWSFAALFADGFEISSLGLATPHLIREWGVPASSLGPMLSASLVGIFVGAPLLGTLGDRYGRRLAIIVGCVLFGITTLAVAFADGVTQVTILRFLTGVGMGGVMPNAIALNSELSPKRLRAALVTLMFLGISAGSATPPLVALWGMAEYGWRLIFVVGGGVALVAALGLFFFLPESVKYLHRRGARDAEILRVLRRMRRDVALPEGTRFAPPPEQRAGEASIGALFRGGLAPITLLLWLCFATALLANYFLNSWLPLLLEMKGVTDRDAALVVTCFHVGGTLGGIAMAALLGRLGMLAVAALLLLAAPAVVAFDLPQLPAFWLGLLAGFAGFAILGAQFGCNVTAGMVYPTACRAKGVGTALAVGRIGSVLGPLFGAQMLALKVPLTVLLLALAGPMLLGGLGALAIGVITRRRSGSFRITEAAEPAAG, translated from the coding sequence ATGAGCGCCGCCGTGCGACCCGCCGCCGATCTCGACGCACTCGTCGACGGCCAGCGCTTCGGCGCGTTCAATCTCGGCCTGCTGTTCTGGTCGTTCGCCGCGCTGTTCGCGGACGGGTTCGAGATCTCTTCGCTCGGGCTCGCGACGCCGCACCTCATCCGCGAATGGGGCGTCCCCGCGAGCAGCCTTGGCCCGATGCTGAGCGCGAGCCTGGTCGGCATCTTTGTCGGCGCGCCGCTGCTCGGCACGCTCGGCGACCGCTATGGCCGGCGCCTGGCGATCATCGTCGGATGCGTGTTGTTCGGCATCACCACCCTGGCCGTCGCCTTTGCGGACGGCGTGACACAGGTCACCATCCTGCGCTTCCTGACCGGAGTCGGGATGGGCGGCGTCATGCCCAATGCGATCGCGCTCAATTCGGAACTCAGTCCGAAGCGGCTGCGGGCGGCGCTCGTCACGCTGATGTTCCTGGGGATCAGCGCGGGCAGCGCCACCCCACCGCTGGTCGCGCTATGGGGCATGGCCGAATATGGATGGCGGCTCATCTTCGTCGTCGGCGGCGGCGTCGCCCTGGTCGCGGCGCTGGGGCTGTTCTTCTTCCTGCCGGAATCGGTGAAGTATCTGCACCGGCGGGGGGCACGCGATGCGGAGATTTTGCGCGTGCTGCGCCGCATGCGCCGCGACGTCGCGCTGCCCGAGGGCACCCGCTTCGCGCCGCCGCCCGAGCAGCGCGCCGGCGAAGCCTCGATCGGCGCGCTGTTTCGCGGCGGGCTGGCGCCGATCACTTTGCTCCTCTGGCTGTGCTTCGCAACCGCGCTGTTGGCGAACTATTTCCTCAACAGTTGGCTGCCGCTGCTGCTGGAGATGAAGGGCGTGACCGATCGCGACGCGGCGTTGGTCGTCACCTGCTTCCATGTGGGCGGAACGCTCGGCGGCATTGCCATGGCGGCGCTGCTCGGACGGCTCGGAATGCTGGCGGTTGCGGCGTTGCTGCTGCTCGCGGCACCCGCGGTGGTCGCGTTCGACCTGCCGCAGCTCCCGGCATTCTGGCTCGGCCTGCTCGCCGGCTTTGCGGGCTTCGCGATCCTCGGCGCGCAGTTTGGCTGCAACGTCACGGCGGGTATGGTCTATCCCACCGCGTGCCGCGCCAAGGGGGTGGGCACCGCGCTTGCCGTCGGGCGGATCGGCTCGGTGCTCGGGCCGCTGTTCGGGGCGCAGATGCTGGCGCTGAAGGTGCCGTTGACCGTGCTGCTGCTCGCGCTGGCGGGACCGATGCTGCTTGGTGGTCTTGGCGCACTGGCGATCGGCGTCATCACCCGGCGTCGCTCCGGCAGCTTTCGGATCACGGAGGCCGCGGAACCCGCCGCCGGATAG
- a CDS encoding TonB-dependent receptor domain-containing protein, with amino-acid sequence MLAVTAVTGITQAQAQDVPPSAAAADTALAQDGAPADEPTQDIVVTGSRLQAAGFTAPTPTTMLGIEAIATRAPVSVSEVINRLPAVRNSVSPSANQRQFGGGTSPVDLRGLGPVRTLTLVDGNRFTPTLEDGTVDTSLIPVGLIERIDVVTGGASAAYGSDAVAGVVNFVLAKKLSGVRMSAQAGITERGDGATQSLNLAAGTAFAGGRGHVIAGVDVTRSEGVGIILNREFGQLMPGQITYGTARAAGTPALGLVTGVNYSTQSVGGLITAGPLRGQAFAPDGSTYPFQYGTVYSNLMVGGSNPGSEVFHWPIQTPLNRVAALGRVEYELTDGVTASLVGSYGRTQADTYTGYNQSSFIISRDNAYLPAATRAAMIANNLQTITVGRLLTENGGVPQRNTFETWRVVGGLSGRLGSKWSWDTSAQYGESQNEFRFLSQVIPANYRAAVNAVRDASGNIVCGPIATNPNLTPAQRLQVQPGCVPINIFGQGAPSAAALSYIAPETYHAWTNRRLVLAANLRGSPFATWAGDVQVAVGGEARRDELIATSDPLSLAAIAAAANYGAYRGRVNVTEFYGEVGVPLARDMAFAQSLELNGAVRRTDYSTSGAVTTWKVGLTYEPISAIRLRGTWSRDIRAPNLSELFAYTGSGVSVNSTVNPFNNQTGALATSSNGNPNLKPEVAKTKSAGIVFQPDWTWARGLKLSADYFDIDVRGLITQVAGTQVIARCYAGETVYCPQIQFDSSTFGIANVQQLSFNLNRLRTRGLDFELAYRLPLPESAGRLDLRMLATRILELRTYDRGTVIERAGSLANGGLPEWVATADLTYAIDGFSSTLSGRYTQAAINDVTRIGPDDPNYNAALPNSVNINKFPSAVYVDLNLQQRITAGGTEFTVFGLVENLFDKAPPTFAATGILTGNPYDLIGRRYKLGARVQF; translated from the coding sequence GTGCTCGCGGTGACGGCCGTTACCGGGATCACGCAGGCACAGGCGCAGGACGTGCCCCCAAGCGCGGCTGCGGCGGACACGGCGCTCGCGCAGGACGGCGCGCCCGCCGACGAACCCACCCAGGATATCGTCGTCACCGGATCGCGCCTTCAGGCAGCGGGCTTCACCGCGCCGACGCCGACCACCATGCTCGGGATCGAGGCCATCGCCACGCGCGCGCCGGTGTCGGTGTCGGAGGTGATCAACCGGCTCCCCGCGGTCCGTAATTCGGTCAGCCCGTCCGCCAACCAGCGCCAGTTCGGCGGCGGCACCTCGCCGGTCGACCTGCGCGGCCTCGGCCCGGTGCGCACGCTGACGCTGGTCGACGGCAACCGCTTTACCCCCACGCTTGAGGACGGCACGGTCGACACGTCGCTGATCCCGGTCGGCCTGATCGAGCGGATCGACGTGGTGACCGGCGGTGCCTCCGCCGCCTATGGCTCGGATGCAGTCGCGGGCGTGGTCAACTTCGTGCTCGCCAAGAAGCTGAGCGGCGTGCGCATGTCCGCACAGGCCGGCATCACCGAGCGTGGCGACGGCGCGACTCAGTCGCTCAACCTGGCGGCGGGGACCGCGTTCGCGGGCGGTCGCGGCCATGTCATCGCCGGCGTCGACGTGACGCGCAGCGAAGGCGTTGGCATCATCCTGAACCGCGAATTTGGCCAGTTGATGCCGGGACAGATCACCTATGGCACGGCGCGTGCCGCCGGCACGCCCGCGCTCGGGCTCGTCACCGGCGTCAACTATTCGACTCAGTCCGTGGGCGGCCTGATCACCGCCGGCCCGCTGCGCGGCCAGGCGTTCGCCCCGGATGGCAGCACCTACCCGTTCCAGTACGGCACGGTTTACAGCAACCTGATGGTCGGTGGGTCGAACCCGGGCAGCGAAGTGTTCCACTGGCCGATCCAGACGCCGCTGAATCGCGTCGCGGCGCTCGGTCGCGTCGAATATGAGCTGACCGACGGCGTCACCGCGTCGCTCGTCGGCAGCTATGGCAGGACCCAGGCGGACACCTACACCGGCTATAACCAGAGCAGCTTCATCATCTCGCGCGACAATGCGTACCTTCCCGCCGCCACGCGCGCGGCGATGATCGCGAACAATCTTCAGACGATCACGGTGGGCCGTCTCCTGACCGAGAATGGCGGCGTCCCGCAGCGCAACACCTTTGAGACCTGGCGCGTCGTCGGCGGCCTGTCCGGGCGTCTGGGGAGCAAGTGGAGCTGGGACACGAGCGCCCAGTACGGCGAATCGCAGAACGAGTTCCGGTTCCTGTCGCAGGTCATTCCGGCCAACTATCGCGCGGCGGTGAATGCGGTGCGCGATGCGAGCGGCAACATCGTCTGCGGCCCGATCGCGACCAACCCCAATCTGACGCCTGCCCAGCGCCTCCAGGTCCAGCCGGGCTGCGTGCCGATCAACATCTTCGGCCAGGGCGCGCCTTCTGCCGCCGCGCTGTCGTACATCGCGCCGGAGACCTACCATGCCTGGACCAATCGCCGCCTGGTGCTGGCGGCGAACCTTCGCGGCTCCCCCTTTGCCACCTGGGCGGGCGACGTCCAGGTCGCAGTAGGCGGCGAGGCCCGGCGCGACGAGCTGATCGCGACGTCCGACCCGCTTTCGCTCGCGGCGATCGCGGCGGCGGCCAATTATGGGGCGTATCGGGGCCGGGTCAACGTGACCGAGTTCTACGGGGAAGTCGGCGTGCCCCTGGCACGGGACATGGCCTTCGCCCAGTCGCTGGAACTGAACGGCGCGGTTCGGCGGACCGACTATAGCACCAGTGGCGCGGTCACCACCTGGAAGGTCGGCCTCACCTATGAGCCGATCAGCGCCATCCGCCTGCGCGGCACCTGGTCGCGCGACATCCGCGCGCCGAACCTGTCGGAGCTGTTCGCCTATACCGGGTCGGGCGTGTCGGTGAACAGCACCGTAAACCCCTTCAACAACCAGACCGGCGCGCTTGCGACGTCGAGCAATGGCAATCCCAACCTCAAGCCCGAAGTCGCCAAGACGAAGAGCGCGGGCATCGTCTTCCAGCCGGACTGGACCTGGGCGCGGGGGCTGAAGCTGTCGGCGGACTATTTCGACATCGACGTCCGCGGTCTCATCACCCAGGTCGCTGGGACGCAGGTGATCGCGCGCTGCTATGCGGGAGAGACGGTGTACTGCCCGCAGATCCAGTTCGACAGCTCGACCTTCGGCATCGCCAATGTCCAGCAATTGTCGTTCAATCTGAACCGCCTGCGTACGCGTGGGCTGGATTTCGAACTCGCCTATCGCCTGCCGCTGCCCGAGAGCGCCGGCCGGCTCGACCTGCGCATGCTCGCCACGCGCATCCTCGAACTGCGGACCTATGATCGCGGCACGGTGATCGAGCGCGCGGGTTCGCTCGCCAATGGCGGCCTGCCCGAATGGGTCGCGACGGCCGACCTGACCTATGCCATCGACGGCTTCTCGTCGACGCTGAGCGGACGCTATACCCAGGCGGCGATCAACGACGTCACGCGCATCGGTCCGGACGATCCGAACTACAATGCGGCACTGCCCAACAGCGTCAACATCAACAAATTCCCCAGCGCCGTGTATGTCGACCTGAACCTGCAACAGCGGATCACCGCCGGGGGGACGGAGTTTACTGTGTTCGGCCTGGTCGAGAACCTGTTCGACAAGGCGCCACCCACTTTCGCCGCGACCGGCATCCTGACGGGCAATCCCTATGACCTGATCGGGCGGCGCTACAAGCTCGGCGCGCGGGTGCAGTTCTGA
- a CDS encoding FecR family protein, giving the protein MDEAERILDEATDWLLALTEKPGDRLIQVRFQQWLAADRRHGEVWESLNHSYDLIGKTQPQRARRPEDGARAPSRRWFRQRERGGRGSGHPLQALRKRRVLAVAASVALAVWLAPEAVLALQADHRTGTGELQVAKLEDGSIAQLGPGSAIRVRYAGGERRIDLLAGQALFEVKPDKSRPFRVHADDVTVTVLGTGFDVRRLPSRTEVGVRHGRVRVDRSAYAASPVFLSAGDFVAIGEEGKAVTDHVAPQLIASWALREVNARDRAVSDVIDDIRPWYRGKIIVASTALGRRRVNGVYDPRDPSKAIRSMILPLGGAVTQITPWVIVVHE; this is encoded by the coding sequence ATGGACGAAGCCGAGCGTATCCTCGATGAAGCGACCGACTGGCTGCTGGCACTGACCGAAAAGCCGGGTGACCGGCTGATACAGGTACGTTTCCAGCAATGGTTGGCGGCAGACAGGCGGCATGGCGAAGTTTGGGAAAGCCTCAACCATAGCTATGATCTGATCGGCAAGACGCAGCCGCAAAGGGCGCGGCGACCGGAAGACGGCGCGCGCGCGCCGTCGCGGCGCTGGTTCCGGCAGCGGGAGCGGGGCGGGCGAGGATCTGGGCATCCGCTCCAGGCTCTCCGCAAGCGGCGCGTATTGGCGGTTGCCGCTTCGGTTGCGCTGGCAGTCTGGTTGGCGCCGGAAGCCGTGCTTGCCCTGCAGGCCGATCACCGCACGGGTACGGGCGAACTGCAGGTCGCCAAGTTGGAGGACGGCTCTATCGCGCAGCTTGGGCCGGGGTCAGCAATCCGGGTCCGCTATGCCGGAGGCGAGCGCAGGATAGACCTGCTGGCAGGTCAGGCGCTTTTCGAAGTGAAGCCCGACAAATCCCGCCCGTTCCGGGTCCATGCCGATGACGTTACTGTTACGGTTCTGGGAACCGGCTTCGATGTTCGCCGCTTGCCGTCCAGGACCGAAGTGGGTGTGCGGCATGGGCGCGTGCGAGTGGATCGGTCCGCCTATGCGGCAAGCCCCGTGTTTCTCTCGGCCGGCGACTTTGTGGCGATTGGCGAGGAGGGCAAGGCCGTGACCGACCATGTCGCACCGCAACTCATCGCATCCTGGGCCCTGCGCGAGGTGAACGCGCGGGACCGGGCGGTATCCGATGTGATCGACGATATCCGGCCCTGGTATCGGGGCAAGATCATAGTGGCGAGCACGGCGCTGGGCAGACGCCGGGTCAATGGCGTCTATGATCCGCGCGACCCGTCCAAGGCAATCCGTTCGATGATCCTGCCGCTGGGCGGCGCGGTCACCCAGATTACCCCGTGGGTTATCGTCGTCCATGAGTAA
- a CDS encoding bifunctional helix-turn-helix transcriptional regulator/GNAT family N-acetyltransferase — protein MTDAIASIRSFNRFYTQLAGALDARFLGSEATLPEARLLFEIAVNEPGSANALQASLGMDAGYVSRILTRFEKRGWIIRDRGTDARTRPIRLTEAGRETFALLDARQRDAVAGMIARLDPVAQADLVEALARARLLLDATPPSGFTIRPFRTGDMGRIAARQSILYADSHGWGRGLEVVESEVTTAFLRDFKPGREQCWVAEVDGVMAGSIFLTDEGGGIARLRLLYVEPFARGRRIGDALVGTCIGFARDTGYAMLTLWTQAVLETARRLYTRHGFERIETAVHHDFGEAVTGERWQLRLAPPSERETAQEGLAI, from the coding sequence ATGACCGACGCCATTGCCTCCATTCGCAGTTTCAACCGCTTCTATACGCAACTGGCCGGCGCGCTGGATGCGCGGTTCCTGGGCAGCGAGGCGACGCTTCCCGAGGCGCGGCTGCTGTTCGAGATTGCCGTGAATGAACCGGGAAGCGCCAATGCGCTGCAGGCGAGCCTGGGAATGGATGCCGGCTATGTCAGTCGCATCCTCACGCGTTTCGAGAAGCGTGGCTGGATCATCCGGGATCGCGGCACCGACGCCCGGACTCGTCCGATCCGGTTGACCGAGGCGGGGCGAGAGACATTCGCGCTGCTTGATGCGCGCCAGCGCGATGCCGTGGCGGGCATGATCGCGCGGCTCGATCCCGTCGCACAGGCCGACTTGGTCGAGGCGCTGGCAAGAGCCCGCCTCCTGCTCGACGCTACGCCCCCATCGGGCTTCACCATCCGCCCGTTCCGGACCGGTGACATGGGCCGGATCGCCGCTCGGCAGTCGATTCTCTACGCCGACAGTCATGGCTGGGGACGCGGCCTGGAGGTGGTGGAAAGCGAGGTGACGACTGCGTTCCTGCGTGATTTCAAGCCAGGACGCGAGCAATGCTGGGTCGCGGAAGTTGACGGCGTCATGGCCGGATCAATCTTCCTGACCGACGAAGGTGGCGGTATCGCGCGGCTGCGCCTTCTCTATGTCGAGCCGTTCGCGCGCGGACGACGCATCGGCGATGCGTTGGTCGGGACCTGCATCGGCTTCGCGCGGGACACGGGCTACGCGATGCTGACGCTCTGGACGCAGGCGGTGCTGGAGACCGCGCGCAGGCTTTATACCCGGCACGGGTTCGAGCGGATCGAAACCGCCGTCCATCATGATTTCGGCGAAGCGGTCACCGGGGAACGGTGGCAGCTTCGCCTCGCGCCACCGTCGGAGCGCGAGACCGCGCAAGAGGGCCTGGCAATATGA
- a CDS encoding amidohydrolase family protein, translating into MSHELKTGGDRGYLRIATEETFATRGQVDTILRSVRDGTADKGIRSLWGFYGTSQSQRATEVLDRLLDLGAQRIAHMDEAGIDRAILGLTAPGVQPFPDVAEACALARDANDQLAAAVQAHPDRFVGLTAVAPQDPEWSATEILRGARDLGFKGAIINSHTQGHYLDEPQFDPIFRALVEADQPLYLHPSTPPDNMIDPMLEAGLDGAVFGFGVETGLHLLRLITIGIFDRYPTLQIMVGHMGEALPYWLYRLDWMHQAGVRGKRYERMKPLNKTIQGYFQSNILVTSSGMAWEPAIKFCQQVIGEDRVMYAMDYPYQYELAEVRAMDAMDMPIETKRKFMQTNAERWFKL; encoded by the coding sequence ATGTCGCATGAACTGAAGACCGGCGGCGATCGAGGCTATCTCCGGATCGCGACCGAGGAGACTTTCGCAACCCGGGGCCAGGTCGATACCATCCTGCGCAGCGTGCGCGACGGCACCGCGGACAAGGGTATTCGCTCGCTATGGGGCTTCTACGGCACGAGCCAGTCGCAGCGTGCGACCGAAGTTCTTGATCGCCTGCTCGATCTGGGTGCGCAGCGGATCGCGCATATGGACGAGGCGGGGATCGATCGCGCGATCCTCGGGCTGACTGCGCCGGGCGTCCAGCCCTTTCCCGACGTGGCGGAGGCGTGCGCGCTGGCGCGCGACGCCAATGACCAGCTCGCCGCCGCCGTCCAGGCGCATCCCGACCGCTTCGTCGGCCTGACCGCCGTCGCCCCGCAGGACCCCGAATGGTCGGCCACTGAGATCCTGCGCGGCGCCCGCGACCTGGGGTTCAAGGGCGCGATCATCAACAGCCACACGCAGGGGCATTATCTCGACGAGCCGCAGTTCGATCCCATCTTCCGCGCGCTCGTGGAGGCCGATCAGCCGCTGTACCTGCATCCCTCGACGCCACCGGACAACATGATCGATCCGATGCTCGAGGCGGGGCTCGACGGTGCCGTGTTCGGCTTCGGGGTCGAAACCGGCCTGCACCTGCTGCGACTGATCACGATCGGCATCTTCGATCGCTACCCCACGCTGCAGATCATGGTCGGCCATATGGGAGAAGCGCTGCCCTATTGGCTCTACCGCCTGGACTGGATGCATCAGGCGGGCGTGCGCGGTAAGCGGTACGAACGCATGAAGCCGCTCAACAAGACGATCCAGGGCTATTTCCAGTCGAACATCCTGGTGACGTCGAGCGGCATGGCATGGGAGCCTGCGATCAAATTCTGCCAGCAGGTGATCGGCGAGGACCGCGTGATGTACGCCATGGACTATCCCTATCAATATGAACTGGCCGAGGTCCGCGCGATGGACGCCATGGACATGCCGATCGAGACCAAGCGCAAGTTCATGCAAACGAACGCGGAACGCTGGTTCAAACTATGA
- a CDS encoding GNAT family N-acetyltransferase has product MIGDVTSRLATLADLVALHDLMTAAIDRLQIGFLSHEQVLASRAIMGLDTQLIHDQTYFMVEEDGVLAGCGGWSRRATLYGGDHSASRDAALLDPLRDAARVRAMYTHPDFVRRGVGRRILDLCEKAAAAEGFARVELMATLSGQPLYVACGYRVIEPAAVDVDGVSVPLLRMGKYLRE; this is encoded by the coding sequence ATGATCGGCGACGTCACCTCCAGGCTCGCCACACTGGCAGACCTCGTCGCGCTCCATGATCTCATGACAGCGGCGATTGATCGACTCCAAATCGGCTTCCTGTCGCACGAGCAGGTGCTGGCCAGCCGTGCGATCATGGGGCTCGATACCCAGCTCATCCACGATCAAACCTATTTCATGGTGGAGGAGGACGGCGTACTTGCTGGCTGCGGCGGGTGGAGCCGACGTGCGACGCTCTATGGCGGTGACCACAGCGCGTCGCGTGATGCGGCGTTGCTTGATCCGCTTCGGGATGCAGCGCGAGTCCGGGCGATGTACACCCATCCGGATTTCGTCCGGCGCGGCGTAGGAAGGCGCATCCTTGACCTGTGCGAAAAGGCGGCTGCCGCCGAAGGTTTCGCCCGCGTGGAACTAATGGCGACACTTAGCGGGCAGCCGCTCTATGTGGCATGCGGATACCGCGTGATCGAACCCGCCGCAGTGGACGTGGACGGGGTCTCGGTGCCGCTCCTTCGCATGGGCAAATATTTGCGCGAATAG